The sequence AATGTTAAAAATTCTGATGGAGCTGTGATGGATACAAATAGCACATACATTTTAAAGAGAACTTATTTTGGCTCTGgaataaaaattacatccagGATTAAGGGAGTGTTCATATCAGTCTTAACATGGAAACATAAGTCACTCattgtcaaaatatatttcataaagtcTATTTTCCGATAACTGTCAAGGATATTAGGATGAActgaataaaagaatttaatgcaAGAAAACCTTAAGTTATTGCCTCAAAGTAGTTTATTATGGCTTCTTAAAGCCAATACATCATCTTGGAATTTAGTCCCCAGGTATATCCAAAGAGACCTTTACATTCACCTAGAGCTTTTGTTGTTTTGGATTCGTTATAATAATGTCTGTGTGGGTATTCCATGTTCTATTGTTTAGAATAACTCCTAGATACTTGGCTACATCAGtatgttattcttttattatccagaataattttttttaactttaattcccTTTTTCTGGTAAAGGTGATTAAAAATGACTTATTTTAGATgcattgattttaataacatgatcatgacaccagttgcttataaaGTCAAGGGCGTTTTGGTGATCACCAGCACTGTAGTTCTATACACCTTTCTTCTGCTTACAGGAAATCATTCACCATTAGGCCTATCATAGAATAACATTAATCCACCATTAGAAACTGTGATGAAATATCAACTAATCTGTAAATGAGAAACTCAATAAAAACTAATCTAATATAACCAAGGCTGATACGGGTAacatataagttataatatatgaATACAAGTATATCCAAAaagttaatgattttattaattcaaatgaaATTCTAGAAATCTTCAAAAAACAACAATTAGTACAAGTTTTAGaaagatataaattaatgttgttatcaatgtaataatttattatctgaACATGCTAAAAGCTAACAAAAAGCAATATAACAATTTACATCACATTATGCGGAATGCCTTGAAGTTCACAAGGAAAACATGTCTGTAAGACCTCCCATTAATTATACAACTGTACCTGTTTATAAAACCGGTAAATTCTAGACACATTCCACCCAAGAAATTGTTGCTGGAAAGAGTTCattcattgtgaatgttgagttcacctTCAGATTTgacattgtcacagacttgactcctgaaatctggagtccacgttTGAAGGTATCCAACAAGACAAAACCagtcagacgctgcactgagcggAAAGTGAATGGAACTAAACACAACATGCTCATAGACAGACTCATTAGAAGAAACTTAATTTTGGACCctaactatagttttaaaaaatagcagagaattaatagaaaatataaataaaatccctATTAAGCATGGTTGTATGTTACCATCATAATTTTTCATTAGacatttcaatactttttttgtatatttgcaatatatctaaattgtctgcaattttaatattacctatatccattaaattttaatattaaatgacagGCATAATTGGACTTTTGCTGAGTTTTTGGCAGAGGCTTGTTGAAAAGGCTCTTGAAAGATCTTCTTGTTTGCCCAATATTATAATTTGGGCAAACTCCCACATCTTAAACATGCttgttattatgtaaataatcaatttttatattttaccaatggATCTGAATGACAAAATAGTCAAATTCTTTATTAcatgaacttaaagaaaaatgtatatacagaattaaactttaaacacagcACATgtcattcattataatattttcatcaattgtTTTGACAATTTACAGTTGACAAGTACAGTAATGTgtcaaatacaataataatttacaggTTGTACAAGTTTCAGAGTCTTAAATTGTTGGTTAAAATTAAGAATCTTGTATAGAAAACACCAGGTAGTGCTAGCTAAAGTTTCCTGTTTCTTGGAAGATTTCCTCCCTCCACTAAACTAGACTAGTAGTTATATATTTTCCTTCAACATAAGTgtattgaaatagactcagtggcCATACCAGCAGGTTTCATCCTTTATTCgcttatttctaatttttttccataaatgaAGTAGGTAAGACTGATTGGTCTGTATCATTTAGGTTGCAAAGAATCTGTTTTTTATTCAACACAAACATAACTAATGCCATCCTCCAGTCTGTTTGAATGtagctaaataatatttactcttgAAGAGGTTGATCAGATTGACTAGAAGAATATCCAACCCTCCTTATATTAGGTCCAGAAAAATGTTATACATCCCCAGTGATGTAAGGGGCTTTTACAAATGAAGTGACAGCCCATTAAACTCTTACTGCTGAAAAAATTTTTCTTCAGTACATTTGATAAGATATTTGattatgtaatttgaaaagaGTTTAGTAAACGAGGATCGGTTATATAAAGAGATGAGTGTGAGCGTCAAAAAGTTTTTAGGAACttttggactttaaattttgagctttagcaaagcccaTGACTCTAAGgctaacaaaattgtttttcctGTCTGTCCATTTGGCTAAGAGTTGAAAACATAAATGAGCTATTGACtggaaattttgcattaaatttcatttaatcgTAGACAAAATAGAGTTCAATGCTGATTCATGTACCTGTATAGGATTTGGTGAAACGTTAGTGAAACCTAACTGTCTACAATTTATCTAGAGAACAATTGAACCGTAGACTTGAGATTTTGCATGACTTTTGCAAAGTTTATTACACAACATGTGGTATTATGTATTCCTACCTTGTACTATTTTACACAGCTCAGGGTTCCagaagtgttttattattatcaaaagaTACTTTCTAACAAGCTCCATGTAATCTAATACATACCCCAAAtcttatgattttattttctttatttaaaaagtcatcaGAGCAGAAAATAATACTGTTGTATATTCACaagtagtgcagtcattgaagcgaaaaatacggtcttacctccgaatttttttactgtgaaccgatttgcatgaaattttggaattaggctcatcttacccttaacttcaaaagtgagaatgatctgaactccgcctattatttttaaggggtgtaaacaaccccttaatggaaaaatcgacattgagccattttatcgctagaaaacatgtttaatagtaagtggtgaaattttaaagtgttttataacacaattacctcatattaaaatcattttcaaccccttgaacatcttacaacccttgcaaacaacccctaaattgaaaaaaatcacacaaaaatactttggtatgatataaaaagatgtaagtatagagttagtaatattttatattttctataataattatcgaatttttaaccccctttcaacccttgaaaactaccccttgataaaaaaattgttaaaaagttttttttgataaaatgaaaaggatttaaatattattccacactctcgaaaatgattatcatattcataagcttttctacccttaaaactacccctaaattaaaacagtaaatatatatgattacatattatttaaaaataatttaatttagagtaaaaaattgccatttattgcataaaatatttacaaattatacaaaatttactcaaatgtgttatatatacatataagaaagttggtatgtattcatgcctacgtttccaaaatatatgagccatattatgtatatatatacacattacaatagttttgggtctctattatactgcgtactttcacattgctccaaatattcacagtccgaaattttcagttactaagtagaaaaaaatatgataagttttttgaccataactccttcaattttcatgctatcacaatttataaaaaaccattgtaaagttaattaagagagctacaacatccttcattgtaatatatagtaaaaaacctttttctcaaacggtgaagggttaaagggcttaagaggggctgtgattgcgctgccacgcgctctttaaacaatcatatttccgtcaatttttgttttacagaaaaataaaaaatccaaattgtttgtcagaaatatacctacatttttcatacctacacttttattcctatgtgtcgtcatttttgagatattatgaaaaaaaggtggtttttaaaaatttgaaatttttttttaatcgtgacttttttgaaaaatatgtgtcctgaagcatccaaactgatacaatctattaaactcttcataataaagttgattctaggtggaatacgattaattttaattttggtggaaatggcacttatgaaaacccattgatttaaaagaaaaaacattagatgctcctcttatttgcaatacagctcacttattttacgtgcaaaagacttttaatagtgctcattttaaagcttatttcaagcactataaaactctttttcattagaatgcctaaaatgcatctggtcgccgctagatggcattgaccacatcgattaaatttcagacaaaataaaaaacggctttgattttttaatatctagcttaatattgcacttagaatactttcttaaaaagaaaattgttcattgttttacctgctacaattgtgttccttataaaattttttgataaaacgtatatttttggagatatttgccaaaaaccgatgaaaaacgtgtaacaattgcgaattttcaattgccaatactgtaacttgaaaagtattgattttttcgaaaaacgttatggatgattttttgcttaaaattaggccttctatcaaTATctgaggttattttgaaaaaaattaattcactcccgagaaggggtggcaaccacccccagggtggttgcagagttcaaatcattttcacttttgaagttaagggtaagatgaacctaattccaaaattttatgcaattcggttcacagtaaaaaaattcggaccaacaatgcttcaatgactgcactaaagCATCTGAAAATACTTGTGTAAAACGTATTACAGAAAAAGTACccatcagttatttttattagtgatCCTGAATAATCTAAACTTTTCAGTCTCAAAGCATAACCAGCGGGAGTGGAGCCCAGGGTGAAGGTGGAGGTATTGGTGAGGAGGGTGAAGACCAGGAAGatccatcttcttcttcttcttctcctaTTTTGGTGAGATTCTTgttcttaaatttgtaaattatgtaaacaCAAACTTCtcattgtttttgtaaataaaagtaatcaattttgagtttggaaaatattttatatcttttgagTAAAAAGCACATTGTTCTGAAACATGAATATGGTGAAAGCATGTGCAGGGCTGAAGatagttgaaaaagaaaaaatataattctctgttataattgatttatttaacaattaattaatcattttgaattcatgtataatttttaattggtaaacCAAATAGAccatattgtttatttcattcaaGGATCAATCAAAAGATGAAGAACTGGCGAACTTTCGTGCCGAGTGGCGCAAAGAATTAAAATCTTCTCCAGTTTCTCAAAACCCAGCTTCGTCATTGAGTCCTTCGATCAGTACAACAGAAGAGTCTGAAACAGACGAGGAAAAGGtaggttatttaaattaaatttattaccaacttttttttaactgataTCTTTAGGTCATTCACTTGTTCACCCCATAATATGATCAACTCCTATACGGAATTATTTAGGAATGAGTGACCTAAGATGTTCCAAAACCAAGGTTGATTCAAGGTCGAAggaaaatgaacaaataaatatgacAGTTACCACTTCATTAACTGTTTGACTGTCTGGTGTTAAaaccaatactttttatttataattaacaattagtaACTATTGTTTAATcttttgtaactaaaaattacaGGACCCTGTTGTTGAAACGTgtcaatttaaacaaatgttcCATTCTACCTGATTTCTAGCCttgtttgtaattaatgtaatattgttaacttgtaattgaatttatgttttaagCAAAACTgcatactttaaatacaaattttattaccttattttgtcTACTACAAGGTAGacagtttttagttattttatctttcgAGTTAGTTATGAAATAGCAAGATTCAAAGTTAGCTGACTTAAATTTACAATGACAAATCGACAAACTTCTTTATTAGcatattcatcaagaacagtaatagagtcagaaattagataaacttgttttggaaaaataatttttgagtgcGGTGATGCATCACATTTGAGAGCGATTGTTGAGTTCCAGTTGAGGCCTCCAGTCTTGGTTCAAGAATTCGTCAATGGTGTAGAAAGGCTGTCCAACAAGCAAGTCATGGAAGTGCTTTTTTTAAAAGCGTTACCCTGAAGCTCTCTTAATGGTTGTGGTAGATGGTTCCATAGCTTTCGCCCAATGTAGGTAGGTTTCTCCTTGAAAAGTGCTGTGCAGTGTATGGGTAGAGTGTAGCTTGTTGCATAACGTGGTTGTAGTGATGAAGGTCCTTTCCAGTTTTGAGATTCTTCTGGTGTGCATACATGATAACTTCTTGGATGTATAGCGCAGTAACAGTCATTATCTGGAGTGTCTGGAAGGCATGTCTGCAGCTCTGCCTTGGTTCTAAGTCAGCCAAAACTCGGATGGCTTTTTTCTGTAGGGTAAGAAAATTAAGGTTTCCAACTGAGGAGCCACCCCAAACCGCAAGTCCATACCTCATGTGAGTTTCTACTAATGAGTAGTAAGCTGTTTTGGCTGATTCCAAGTTGCTGATCCATTTAATGCGTCGAACAACATATATTCCAGATGCTAATTTTTTGCAGACATTGTTCACTTGCTCAGTCCAGGTTAGATTTCTGTCCAGAATGACTCCAagaaattttacatgattttcaACTGTTACATTGGCGATGCTGGGAGTAGTGTCTCTTTTcttactgaaattaatttgtattgttttttgtggGTTTATAGCTAGgtcatttgttttacaataattcagaGCCTTGTTTAGAGAGGCTGTAGCAGCTGCACAAACACCTTCTGCAGTGAGATTCCTTATCAGGAGtgttgtgtcgtctgcgtacattacGCATGATGTATTATTATCTTGGGTATGTGTTGGGAAATCATTTACAAATAGAATAAAGAGGACTGAGCCCAGTACAgacccttgtggaactcctcggaGAATAGGAAGTGGTTTTGACTGGTGTGTTTTTGTAATTCCAAGTGTGGTTGTCTGTACCTCAACTACTTGGGTTCGTCCTGACAGGTAACTTGCAAACCATTTGTTTGCTGTGTCTGTGATTCCCACTAATGTTAGTTTCCTTAAGATGAGGTCATGTCCCAaacagtcaaatgccttactaTAATCGAGAAGAAGTGCGGAGATGTATTGTCCCttgtctatttggtcaataaTGTCTTCAATTAGGCTGATAATGGCAGAAATGGTAGATTTTCCTTTTGAGAATCCATGTTGGCAGTCGTTGATTAAATTTAGCTTCTTTAGGTGTGTCATAAGTCTGATGAGGACAACTTTTTcaataatctttgaaaatgttgaaatcaggGAGATAGGACGATAATTTTGCACATCATTTTTTGTGCTTCGGGTATACTTTTGACAACTTTAGTGCAGAGGGAAACTGGCCTAggctgaatgatttgtttattatacttacaAGAGGTGGAGTCAGTTCTTTTCTGCAGTATTTGACAAGCTTAGATGAGTATTCATCCATTCCACTTGACTGTTTTGATTTAAGGGAGTTTATAATATCCCTGACCTCGTCATTGTTTGTTGGTGTAAGAATTAAGGACTCTTGGCAGATTATTTCTGGTAGAAGGTCAGGTGCATTTTATGTCATGGTTCCCTATGACCTGTCTATTCTTTTTCAGCGTCAGCTCGGCTAcattagtaaaataagtattaaaatgttcagcTATTTCCTGAGGGCTATCAGTCtctctgttattaattttaatatgcatttgtGGGTATTTTACTTGGGTTTTTCctcttttttcattgtttataaggCTCCATAGGGCTTTACTCTTGTTATCAGCTGATTTTATGTAGTTTGCATTTGCGTTTTGGTTTAATTGTCTGAGTTTCTTGTCATAATTTTTTCTTCCTTTATACCATGATCTCTTTGTCTTGCACATTTCctgttgtttcatatttatgtAGAGCCTTtagaaagtcaaatttaaaattgtctgcCTCATTGTCATAGGGGAAGGttctcttttttcttttcttaatacatttctttttgagaGTTATTCAAGACAATCCAAAGAAGAATATATTAGACATCACTAAGGAATTTTTCATTACTCGCTCCATGTTGGCTACAGTAATTATGAATAGAGATAAGTATGGATTGAAGATGGACTACCTACTTGaattttgtttggttaattttgggTACTGTCTCTGTAGATGTAGGCCTGAGGTTTATTCAACAATCATCCATGAAATGGAGATTAATCTCTGAGATATTCGTTATGTAGAGGTTCGTTCTTTTAAGAGTTTTATAATACAGTACAGAGTTTTTCTTgaactgttaatttattataatatagacTACAATTCTCCAAGTAGGGTTAATCAAAAAGGGATGAGAGTTTATAACTATATTTGATTGAAAATCACAGACTTAAATTGTcattaatgcaaaaaaaaaatatatatacactaattatttttatattagaattctccctataatttcaatttttatggtaataatattataagatacatttttaataaatatctgttattggaatttttaaaacagcaaagaatattaattcaataataaaacgaCCCACATAATTGattatcaatgatattttcaggcgAGGCAATTATTTTTGAAGGGTGTGGAAAATGAACAGCTGGGTAAATTGTACGAAGCTATACAGTTCTACAGGAGGGCAGTGCAACTAGTACCTGACATTGAGTTTCGTCTCTACGAGAGTACAAACCAGAGGCCTGCTGTCGAGACAACAGAACGTGAGTAATGACAGTTGTTTTGTTGATTAAAAGAACATGCAATCATCTCTTGATAAATTTAGCACATTGAACCCTAAGCCTATAACATTGTATCTACTCAGTATACTGGACgtttttagtgatttaaaaagatgtttttaattatgaagacattgttttaacttaacatattatatatcacatTAAAGAGAAGAATatgcagttttagaaaatgtgcctttttataatataataactatttgaacaaaattataaagtaaataaaattatggaaaaaaataaaatttgaaaaattgtaattttgtataaacgttttattttttaaccacctaatgttctataaatgtgtttttgatataaaataacataaaataaagaaagtgtTCATGTTAGTACTAATGGAAGGCCTATCATAAGTATACTCAGCATCAGTCACGTCTTGATCATtaggcctaacctcaaaatcTGGATCAGGATCAATGTCGTTGAGAAACTCACCCTACAATCCAGAATCATAAATTTGATCCAAGATTCTATCAAAttgaattcattaaaaatatgatcATCCTCCTCCAAATCATGCTCAGAAATCTGACATCATATCACGTATCATGTGCACCGTTATTATGTCTAAATGATTACTCATTTTACACAATGATAAAGAAAAATAAGACTTGTATCACTaagaaaccaatcaaaataaactaagCCATCACTAAACcaacatttatcactttattcagtaacaatggaactttgtttataaataacaatgctcGCATCACTGCGTCGTCAGTCGGTTACGTGACTAAGCAGTGGTGtaatagttgaaaatattaattttacagctGCACAACTATTACTTGTCATAAAAAAGACGTATACCTATAACCAATATAACATAGGAAATAGTCTGAAACAACTAAACCtgattttttactgaaaaccTAAACGTTTTGAATTAAGTAccggagcccgagtataggtcgagCTCCGTATATAACGGCGTGCGTGCTAGTCCGACCTATACTTGGGCTCTGTATTCAATGTGTTAATATTAGGGAGAT is a genomic window of Homalodisca vitripennis isolate AUS2020 unplaced genomic scaffold, UT_GWSS_2.1 ScUCBcl_5146;HRSCAF=11742, whole genome shotgun sequence containing:
- the LOC124373252 gene encoding F-box only protein 9-like, which gives rise to MSQSITSGSGAQGEGGGIGEEGEDQEDPSSSSSSPILDQSKDEELANFRAEWRKELKSSPVSQNPASSLSPSISTTEESETDEEKARQLFLKGVENEQLGKLYEAIQFYRRAVQLVPDIEFRLYESTNQRPAVETTEHAVDETEEDNLELEDEEEVEEFDPSQSDLTSHLQRVVSRSYCICQPKVPQKMTHISALPVEIILYILRWVVSSELDLRSLEMCSSVCRGFYVCSRDSEIWRLVCVR